In Solanum stenotomum isolate F172 chromosome 6, ASM1918654v1, whole genome shotgun sequence, one DNA window encodes the following:
- the LOC125867912 gene encoding annexin Gh1-like isoform X2, with protein MKQLMKRIFSKTWMEKYQRIVHLWTMAPAERDACLANEAIKHLPGSNCIIMEIACARSSVDLFKVRQNYQARYKKSLEEDVADHSTGDFRKLLVSLVTALRYEGEEVNMELASDEAKILHEKISDKAYSDEEFIRILSIRSKTQLNATFNQYNDKFGNAINKDLRANPKDQYLTLLRSAIKCLMEPEKYFEKVLRLAMKGFGTDEESLTRVVATRAEVDMELIKEKYYKRNSVTLESAISDDTSGDYEKMLLALIGHGNL; from the exons ATGAAGCAACTTATGAAAAGGATCTTCTCCAAGACTTGGATGGAGAAATATCAG CGTATAGTGCATTTGTGGACTATGGCTCCAGCTGAACGCGATGCATGCTTGGCTAACGAGGCTATCAAACATCTGCCTGGTAGCAACTGCATTATCATGGAAATTGCTTGTGCCAGGTCTTCTGTTGATCTCTTTAAGGTGAGGCAGAACTACCAAGCTCGTTACAAGAAATCGCTTGAAGAAGATGTTGCTGATCACTCAACAGGGGATTTTCGTAAG CTTTTGGTTTCTCTTGTAACTGCATTAAGATATGAGGGAGAAGAGGTGAACATGGAATTAGCAAGTGATGAAGCAAAGATACTACATGAGAAGATCTCTGATAAGGCTTATAGTGATGAGGAGTTCATCAGAATTCTTTCGATTCGGAGTAAAACTCAGCTCAATGCAACATTTAATCAGTACAATGACAAATTTGGCAATGCCATCAACAAG GATTTGAGAGCCAATCCTAAGGATCAATACTTGACCTTACTCAGATCAGCAATAAAGTGTTTGATGGAACCCGAGAAGTACTTTGAGAAAGTTCTTCGATTAGCAATGAAGGGGTTTGGCACAGACGAAGAGTCTCTTACTAGAGTTGTTGCCACTCGAGCTGAAGTCGATATGGAGCTCATCAAAGAGAAGTACTACAAGAGGAACAGTGTGACTCTGGAGAGTGCAATTTCTGATGACACTTCAGGAGACTATGAGAAAATGCTTTTAGCCTTAATTGGCCATGGAAATCTTTGA
- the LOC125867912 gene encoding annexin Gh1-like isoform X1: MESLKIPELVPSAAEDSQQLRKAFVGWGTDEACIIKILGHRNAAQRKLIRETYEATYEKDLLQDLDGEISGDFQRIVHLWTMAPAERDACLANEAIKHLPGSNCIIMEIACARSSVDLFKVRQNYQARYKKSLEEDVADHSTGDFRKLLVSLVTALRYEGEEVNMELASDEAKILHEKISDKAYSDEEFIRILSIRSKTQLNATFNQYNDKFGNAINKDLRANPKDQYLTLLRSAIKCLMEPEKYFEKVLRLAMKGFGTDEESLTRVVATRAEVDMELIKEKYYKRNSVTLESAISDDTSGDYEKMLLALIGHGNL, encoded by the exons atggaAAGTCTAAAAATTCCAGAATTGGTTCCTTCTGCAGCTGAGGATTCTCAACAACTAAGGAAAGCTTTTGTAG GATGGGGAACAGATGAAGCGTGTATTATTAAGATCTTGGGTCATCGAAATGCAGCACAACGAAAGCTAATCAGAGAAACTTATGAAGCAACTTATGAAAAGGATCTTCTCCAAGACTTGGATGGAGAAATATCAGGTGACTTTCAG CGTATAGTGCATTTGTGGACTATGGCTCCAGCTGAACGCGATGCATGCTTGGCTAACGAGGCTATCAAACATCTGCCTGGTAGCAACTGCATTATCATGGAAATTGCTTGTGCCAGGTCTTCTGTTGATCTCTTTAAGGTGAGGCAGAACTACCAAGCTCGTTACAAGAAATCGCTTGAAGAAGATGTTGCTGATCACTCAACAGGGGATTTTCGTAAG CTTTTGGTTTCTCTTGTAACTGCATTAAGATATGAGGGAGAAGAGGTGAACATGGAATTAGCAAGTGATGAAGCAAAGATACTACATGAGAAGATCTCTGATAAGGCTTATAGTGATGAGGAGTTCATCAGAATTCTTTCGATTCGGAGTAAAACTCAGCTCAATGCAACATTTAATCAGTACAATGACAAATTTGGCAATGCCATCAACAAG GATTTGAGAGCCAATCCTAAGGATCAATACTTGACCTTACTCAGATCAGCAATAAAGTGTTTGATGGAACCCGAGAAGTACTTTGAGAAAGTTCTTCGATTAGCAATGAAGGGGTTTGGCACAGACGAAGAGTCTCTTACTAGAGTTGTTGCCACTCGAGCTGAAGTCGATATGGAGCTCATCAAAGAGAAGTACTACAAGAGGAACAGTGTGACTCTGGAGAGTGCAATTTCTGATGACACTTCAGGAGACTATGAGAAAATGCTTTTAGCCTTAATTGGCCATGGAAATCTTTGA
- the LOC125869022 gene encoding thiamine pathway transporter THI73-like, with amino-acid sequence IAPMKKLRSDKLTLVLVNIAGIMEKADEALLPNVYKEVGKDLHTDPTGLGSLTLFRSLVQCLCYPLAAYLSARHNRAHVIAFGAFLWSAATFLVAISSTFTQIAISRGLNGIGLAIVTPAIQSLVADSTHESNRGTAFGWLELTSSFGSIVGGTMSVLIAETSFMGIPGWRISFHLVGIISVLVGFLVYFFANDPRYLGSKADKGKDQLQVKPFKEVSELLKEAKTVIKVPSFQILIAQGVSGTFPWSALSFATMWLELIGFSHKTTALLWTLFQVSQSLGALFGGFMGDVLAKRLPNSGRVILSQISTGSAIPLAAILLLLLPNDPKTATLHGLVLFIMGSIISWCGPATNNSIFAEIVPKRARTSIYALDRSFETIISSFAPLVVGILAQQVFGYKPIAEGSTGTQEIETDRQNAASLAKALYTAIGIPMVICCFIYSFLYCTYPQDRDHVQLQLIEETGNSPSEEQQPLLENDEHGILSAI; translated from the exons ATTGCTCCCATGAAGAAGTTAAGATCAGATAAGTTAACTCTTGTATTAGTGAATATTGCTGGTATAATGGAGAAAGCTGATGAAGCTTTGTTACCTAATGTTTATAAAGAAGTTGGCAAAGATTTGCATACTGATCCAACTGGTCTTGGTTCTCTTACTCTGTTTAGATCATTAGTTCAATGTCTTTGTTATCCATTAGCTGCCTATCTTTCTGCTCGTCATAACAGAGCTCACGTCATTGCTTTCGGTGCTTTTCTATGGTCTGCTGCAACTTTCCTTGTTGCCATCTCTTCCACCTTCACTCag ATAGCAATTTCGAGAGGATTGAATGGAATAGGACTTGCAATAGTCACACCAGCAATCCAATCTTTAGTTGCTGATTCAACTCATGAAAGTAATCGCGGTACTGCTTTTGGATGGTTAGAACTAACATCAAGTTTTGGATCGATCGTTGGTGGGACTATGTCTGTGCTGATTGCCGAAACATCATTCATGGGAATCCCTGGATGGAGAATCTCCTTTCACCTGGTTGGTATTATAAGTGTTCTTGTTGGTTTTCTAGTCTATTTCTTTGCCAACGATCCACGATATCTTGGAAGTAAGGCTGACAAAGGAAAAGATCAGCTTCAAGTAAAACCATTTAAAGAAGTTAGTGAACTGCTAAAAGAAGCAAAAACAGTTATCAAAGTTCCTTCATTTCAAATACTTATCGCCCAAGGGGTTTCCGGGACGTTCCCCTGGTCAGCATTGTCATTTGCCACAATGTGGTTGGAGCTTATCGGATTCTCTCACAAGACAACAGCACTTCTCTGGACTTTGTTTCAAGTTTCTCAGTCGCTTGGCGCGTTGTTTGGAGGATTCATGGGGGATGTATTGGCTAAGCGCTTGCCTAATTCTGGTAGGGTTATACTCTCTCAGATTAGCACTGGATCAGCAATTCCTTTAGCTGCAATTCTGCTGCTGCTATTGCCTAATGATCCTAAAACAGCTACGCTGCACGGTTTAGTCTTGTTCATCATGGGATCAATCATATCATGGTGTGGTCCAGCAACAAACAA TTCAATATTTGCTGAGATAGTTCCTAAGAGAGCTCGAACAAGCATATATGCTCTGGATCGATCTTTTGAGACCATAATATCATCTTTTGCTCCATTGGTGGTTGGTATTCTAGCTCAACAAGTTTTTGGTTATAAGCCAATCGCGGAGGGATCAACAGGCACACAAGAAATTGAAACAGATAGACAAAATGCTGCATCACTTGCCAAGGCATTGTACACTGCAATAGGCATTCCAATGGTCATCTGTTGCTTCATCTATTCCTTCCTATATTGCACATATCCACAAGATAGGGATCACGTCCAGTTGCAGCTGATTGAAGAAACAGGGAACTCTCCATCCGAAGAACAACAGCCCTTACTTGAGAATGATGAACACGGAATTCTTTCAGCAATATAA
- the LOC125867637 gene encoding uncharacterized protein LOC125867637 — translation MEKSTPARNSRTCTADLLNWSSEVPPPPSAYRSRQPSNGIGKVLFPGDVTDEEAENLYKRGPSSGYKLKEMNGSNIFSAGGKDVASESGPVNGNANIRTSVRIVQQGANGKSQISFGTEEKISQKMPITLTEVEKQDELSGDQESKIDRLSLSTVENISEEMPVTLTEVEKQHELSGNQESKIHSKVKKQLSEAKSKELSGSNIFGPPIEVPPRSSTIAQSLQPKESKDMGDPAPRVVRTSVKVSNPSGGQSSILFGGEPVVEPVKKIHNQKVAELNGNGIFKGDTVTPPGSSEKSLSRSKLREMSGSGIFSDGKAESRVCYGGVRKPPGGESSIRLF, via the exons atggaGAAATCTACACCTGCACGGAATTCGAGAACATGCACGGCGGATCTGCTGAATTGGTCGTCAGAGGTTCCGCCGCCGCCGTCCGCTTATCGTTCTCGTCAG CCTTCTAATGGAATCGGTAAGGTGCTGTTTCCAGGAGATGTTACTGATGAGGAAGCGGAAAACTTGTATAAAAG GGGACCTTCTTCAGGGTATAAACTGAAGGAGATGAATGGCAGCAATATATTTTCTGCTGGTGGTAAGGATGTTGCATCAGAATCTGGACCTGTTAACGGTAATGCTAACATCAGGACATCTGTGCGGATTGTTCAG CAAGGTGCAAATGGGAAAAGCCAGATTTCATTTGGTACTGAAGAAAAGATCTCCCAGAAGATGCCTATCACTCTAACAGAAGTAGAAAAGCAGGACGAGCTGAGTGGAGACCAAGAAAGCAAGATAGACAGGCTTTCATTAAGTACTGTAGAAAATATCTCCGAGGAAATGCCTGTCACTCTGACAGAAGTGGAAAAGCAACATGAGCTGAGTGGAAACCAAGAAAGCAAGATACATAGCAAGGTGAAGAAGCAGTTGTCGGAAGCAAAGAGCAAGGAACTTAGTGGAAGTAACATCTTTGGACCTCCCATAGAAGTTCCTCCAAGATCATCAACTATTGCACAGTCATTGCAGCCCAAAGAAAGCAAAGACATGGGTGATCCTGCTCCACGAGTTGTGCGCACATCTGTCAAGGTTTCTAAT CCTTCTGGTGGTCAAAGTAGTATCTTGTTTGGCGGTGAGCCTGTTGTGGAGCCAGTAAAGAAAATACATAACCAGAAAGTTGCAGAGTTGAACGGCAATGGCATTTTCAAGGGAGACACTGTCACTCCTCCTGGATCTTCAGAAAAGTCACTGAGCAGGTCTAAGCTGAGAGAAATGAGTGGTAGCGGTATATTCTCCGATGGTAAAGCTGAATCCAGAGTTTGCTATGGTGGCGTACGTAAACCACCAGGCGGAGAGAGCAGCATCAGATTATTTTAA